One Williamwhitmania taraxaci genomic region harbors:
- a CDS encoding peptidase associated/transthyretin-like domain-containing protein: protein MKTIVITVLFCLLFLLSYSQENIKLTIVDDETKEPIEFATFAYFHANQCSGVYSDALGVVTITLPSTVDSIRISCMGYQPTTLTKIASKTIGLHRKTFNIKEVVVRPCINFKTLGYINNKKEVRIGAESGLECAVLVENETGLESPIKSLLFRFKQNEKTKTVIRIHLYSCNSNRMPDKELINENLVVYITPQNDGIIDYDISKFGITLPVNGVFVGMEWIGCTDGETEQIIKPKRILKTSIVFTSLNHQATYLRSELFNGIWDNRLLDSIVPLKKGKFLNAAFGLKIVE from the coding sequence ATGAAAACAATTGTAATCACAGTTTTATTTTGCTTGCTTTTCCTCTTATCTTATTCACAAGAGAACATTAAACTAACTATTGTAGATGATGAAACGAAAGAGCCGATAGAATTTGCCACGTTTGCCTATTTTCATGCGAACCAATGCAGCGGTGTCTATTCCGATGCTTTGGGCGTTGTAACCATCACTTTGCCATCCACGGTTGATAGTATTAGGATTTCCTGCATGGGCTACCAACCCACAACGCTTACCAAAATTGCAAGCAAGACAATAGGCCTGCACAGAAAAACATTCAACATAAAAGAAGTGGTGGTGCGTCCATGTATAAACTTTAAGACATTAGGTTATATCAATAACAAAAAAGAGGTTCGCATAGGGGCAGAGTCTGGTCTTGAATGTGCTGTTTTAGTGGAAAATGAGACAGGATTAGAATCGCCCATTAAATCTTTATTATTCAGGTTTAAGCAGAACGAGAAAACTAAAACTGTCATTCGTATTCATCTATATAGTTGCAATAGCAATAGGATGCCCGACAAAGAACTGATAAACGAGAATTTGGTAGTGTACATAACTCCACAAAATGATGGTATTATAGATTACGATATTTCTAAGTTTGGCATTACTTTACCTGTAAATGGTGTGTTTGTCGGTATGGAATGGATTGGCTGCACTGATGGAGAAACAGAACAAATAATTAAACCCAAAAGAATCCTTAAAACTTCCATTGTATTTACTTCATTGAACCATCAAGCCACCTACCTCCGAAGTGAATTGTTTAATGGGATATGGGATAATCGTCTTTTGGATTCTATTGTGCCGCTAAAAAAAGGAAAATTTTTAAATGCCGCATTTGGATTAAAGATAGTTGAGTAG
- a CDS encoding glycosyltransferase — protein sequence MSRVVILVTNDIEADQRVAKVAGSMAVLGYDISIVGVMRSYSSRSFRMTHKLVRFHLLFQRGPLFYLSFNIRAFFHLLFHSYAVVVACDTDTLLAARLAKLVKGFKLVFDAHELFPDVPELVGDDHRLTRAIWKMVERSCIPGVDTAITVSEGVAKEYARRYGKSFSVVRNVPLSISGFNANQSNQNVIIYQGAINTGRGLELLCEAMHFLPEAELWIVGTGYLDNTIARLVQPLVDSGQIKLLGRIAPEILRGITTQASVGVSLEEDLGLSYRYCLPNKLFDYIFAGIPVLVSDLPEMRKLVEGYSIGVVLMERTPQALANTIRGMLSDLSRRKQWQQNLAIAAIELCWEKEQEKFFRVWKHDISSPQ from the coding sequence GTGAGCCGAGTCGTAATTCTTGTAACTAACGATATTGAAGCCGATCAGCGCGTGGCGAAAGTGGCGGGAAGTATGGCTGTGTTAGGTTATGATATATCCATAGTGGGTGTTATGCGTTCGTATAGCAGTCGTAGTTTCAGGATGACTCACAAGTTGGTACGATTCCATTTGCTCTTCCAGCGCGGACCTCTGTTTTATTTGAGTTTCAACATTAGAGCATTCTTTCACCTTCTTTTTCATTCTTACGCTGTGGTGGTGGCCTGCGATACCGATACACTTCTTGCCGCCAGGCTTGCAAAGCTCGTAAAGGGATTCAAACTTGTTTTTGATGCGCATGAACTTTTCCCCGATGTTCCTGAACTAGTAGGGGATGATCATCGGCTAACCCGCGCTATTTGGAAAATGGTGGAACGCAGTTGCATTCCAGGTGTCGATACTGCAATAACCGTATCGGAGGGAGTTGCCAAGGAGTATGCTCGCCGCTATGGTAAATCGTTTTCGGTAGTGCGCAATGTGCCTCTTTCAATTTCAGGTTTCAATGCAAATCAATCGAATCAAAACGTTATCATTTACCAAGGGGCCATTAATACTGGCAGAGGGCTTGAACTCTTGTGCGAAGCGATGCATTTTCTTCCCGAAGCCGAACTCTGGATTGTGGGAACGGGATATCTCGACAATACTATTGCACGATTAGTGCAACCGCTGGTGGATTCTGGACAGATTAAGCTACTTGGGCGAATTGCCCCCGAAATACTGCGTGGCATAACAACCCAGGCGAGTGTTGGGGTTTCGTTGGAGGAGGATTTGGGGCTCAGCTATCGCTATTGTTTGCCCAATAAGCTATTCGATTATATTTTCGCCGGAATACCCGTGCTGGTATCCGATTTGCCCGAAATGCGCAAGTTGGTAGAGGGCTATAGCATTGGTGTTGTGCTCATGGAGCGAACGCCTCAAGCATTGGCAAATACAATAAGAGGGATGCTCTCTGATCTTTCTAGAAGAAAGCAATGGCAGCAAAATCTTGCGATTGCTGCCATTGAGCTATGTTGGGAAAAGGAGCAGGAGAAATTTTTTCGCGTTTGGAAACACGATATTTCTTCGCCCCAGTAA
- a CDS encoding polyphosphate kinase 2 family protein: protein MGNNNPELLFKFPTNGKGSLKNFSTNGTDGVEDKDHAKNLLEENLNTMIEHEDLLYASDRNSVLIIFQAMDAAGKDGTIKHVMSGLNPQSCQVYSFKQPSKEELDHDFLWRNYRCMPERGRIGIFNRSYYEEVLVVRVHPEILLKQQLPGLHVMKDISSDIWQHRYRSINSMERHLVENGTIIIKFFLHLSKGEQKDRLLARIDDKSKRWKFSLADLKERERWDDYMNAYNEMLKETSTEDAPWYVIPADHKWFMRYAVGNIIAQKLKGLKMEYPRVSEEMERALFDAKAKMEME from the coding sequence ATGGGAAACAATAATCCTGAGTTGCTCTTTAAATTTCCTACTAACGGAAAGGGGAGCCTGAAAAATTTTTCGACTAATGGCACTGATGGTGTCGAAGACAAGGATCACGCCAAGAACCTATTGGAAGAGAATTTAAATACCATGATTGAGCATGAGGATTTGTTGTATGCTTCCGATCGCAACTCTGTTCTTATAATTTTTCAAGCGATGGATGCTGCGGGTAAGGACGGCACCATTAAGCATGTGATGTCGGGATTAAACCCCCAGAGCTGTCAAGTTTACAGCTTTAAGCAACCCTCAAAGGAGGAGCTCGATCACGATTTTCTCTGGCGAAACTACCGGTGCATGCCGGAGCGTGGACGAATTGGTATCTTTAACCGTTCGTACTATGAGGAGGTGCTGGTGGTACGCGTTCATCCCGAGATTCTGCTCAAACAGCAACTTCCTGGTTTGCATGTTATGAAGGATATTTCAAGCGATATTTGGCAACATCGTTACCGTAGTATTAATAGCATGGAGCGCCACTTGGTGGAAAATGGTACCATCATAATTAAGTTCTTCCTTCATCTTTCAAAGGGGGAACAAAAGGATCGGTTGCTGGCACGTATCGATGATAAGAGTAAGCGGTGGAAATTCTCGCTGGCCGATCTCAAGGAGCGCGAGCGATGGGACGACTACATGAACGCCTACAATGAAATGCTGAAGGAAACCTCCACCGAGGATGCTCCTTGGTATGTAATCCCTGCCGACCATAAGTGGTTTATGCGCTATGCCGTGGGTAATATTATTGCACAGAAACTCAAAGGGCTTAAGATGGAATATCCAAGAGTGTCGGAAGAGATGGAACGTGCGCTTTTCGATGCAAAGGCTAAGATGGAGATGGAGTAA
- a CDS encoding gamma-glutamyl-gamma-aminobutyrate hydrolase family protein: MLTIGFSRATSEPKYQLYISWLKSIDPSLGVVNFYGMEIPEALQALEKCSGIVITGGEDVHPSHYGKAEEELRCSCDPYRDSLELALIDKALAIKLPLLAICRGEQILNVSQGGDLIVDIVSDYGDTANHGSIGDQLIYHSVTIDASSNLFRICQATSFEIITVHHQAVKTLASCFRPTAFAPDGILEAYEWLHPEGKCYLNAVQWHPEKGDYRNSLSRAIGNDFIEKVYLYSSVK, from the coding sequence ATGCTCACTATAGGCTTTTCTCGTGCTACCAGCGAACCAAAATACCAGCTATACATTAGCTGGCTCAAGAGCATAGATCCCAGCTTGGGGGTTGTAAACTTTTATGGGATGGAGATTCCGGAGGCGTTACAGGCGCTCGAAAAATGTTCGGGTATTGTAATTACTGGTGGCGAAGATGTGCATCCCTCTCACTATGGCAAGGCGGAGGAGGAGCTGCGGTGCAGTTGTGATCCCTATCGCGATAGCCTTGAGCTGGCTCTTATCGACAAGGCGCTGGCAATTAAGTTGCCCCTGTTGGCTATTTGCCGTGGCGAACAAATCCTAAACGTGAGCCAAGGAGGCGATCTGATTGTCGATATCGTCTCCGACTATGGAGACACTGCCAACCATGGTTCAATAGGCGATCAGCTGATTTACCACAGTGTAACTATCGATGCTTCGAGCAATCTTTTTCGAATTTGCCAAGCAACATCTTTCGAAATTATTACCGTTCACCACCAGGCTGTAAAAACGTTAGCATCCTGTTTTCGACCCACAGCCTTTGCTCCCGATGGAATTCTTGAAGCATATGAATGGCTCCATCCCGAAGGAAAATGTTACCTAAATGCCGTGCAGTGGCACCCCGAAAAGGGCGATTATCGTAATTCTCTAAGTCGGGCAATTGGCAACGATTTCATTGAAAAGGTATATCTTTATTCTAGCGTAAAATAA
- a CDS encoding DUF5652 family protein, with protein MDATSVLLNTLVWLLPLIIVLAIWDVVWKIIAMWKSARNNDMAWFICIAIFNTAGILPIIYILLHRKKSSDIT; from the coding sequence ATGGACGCAACATCGGTTTTACTGAATACACTGGTATGGCTATTACCATTAATCATTGTTCTGGCTATCTGGGACGTCGTTTGGAAAATTATTGCCATGTGGAAATCGGCTCGAAACAACGACATGGCATGGTTTATTTGTATTGCCATTTTCAACACAGCAGGAATTCTACCCATTATCTACATTTTATTACATCGGAAGAAATCCAGTGATATAACGTAA
- a CDS encoding 2-hydroxyacid dehydrogenase codes for MIDRANKRVLISRIFPEVGVERLQSAGFTVTAWDQDRPMTQDELIEQAKQHDALFCTLSDKIDAKFLGECSHLDIISQFAVGYDNIDIVEATRLGIPVGFTPDAMSNATADIAFGLMIATSRKMFFMHKQILSGSWTSFKPNANLGMELTGKTLGIYGLGRIGMEMAKRCKGAYNMKVIYHNRTRNEAAEKQLDAAYVAFAELLAQSDVLSIHCALTADTREIFNKAAFAQMKPTSIFINTSRGLVHNEPDLIEALNAGTIWGAGLDVTNPEPMQPDNPLLQMENVSVLPHIGSATMEARGKMAQMAAENIIEFYRSKHVPHIVNPEVLKNK; via the coding sequence ATGATAGATAGAGCCAATAAGAGAGTATTAATCTCCAGAATATTTCCAGAAGTAGGAGTCGAGCGGCTTCAAAGCGCAGGCTTTACCGTAACGGCATGGGATCAGGATAGGCCCATGACCCAAGATGAGCTCATTGAGCAGGCAAAACAGCACGATGCTCTCTTCTGCACGCTTTCCGATAAGATTGATGCGAAGTTCTTGGGCGAGTGTTCTCACCTCGACATCATTTCCCAGTTTGCGGTGGGCTACGATAACATCGATATTGTAGAGGCTACACGCTTGGGTATTCCCGTTGGTTTTACCCCCGATGCCATGAGCAATGCTACTGCCGATATTGCCTTTGGGCTAATGATTGCCACCTCGCGCAAGATGTTTTTCATGCACAAGCAAATACTCAGTGGTAGCTGGACCAGCTTTAAGCCTAATGCTAACTTGGGCATGGAGCTTACCGGGAAAACGTTGGGTATTTATGGTTTAGGACGTATTGGAATGGAGATGGCCAAGCGTTGCAAGGGTGCCTACAACATGAAGGTTATTTACCACAACCGCACACGAAACGAAGCTGCCGAAAAGCAGCTCGATGCCGCTTATGTCGCCTTTGCAGAACTGCTGGCGCAGAGCGATGTTCTTTCTATTCACTGTGCCCTTACTGCCGATACGCGGGAGATATTCAATAAAGCAGCCTTTGCCCAAATGAAGCCTACCTCAATATTCATTAATACATCGCGTGGATTGGTGCACAATGAGCCTGATTTGATTGAAGCGTTGAACGCCGGAACTATTTGGGGTGCAGGGCTGGATGTTACCAACCCCGAACCCATGCAGCCCGACAACCCGCTGCTGCAAATGGAAAACGTTTCCGTGCTGCCCCATATTGGTTCCGCTACTATGGAGGCCCGTGGTAAAATGGCGCAAATGGCTGCCGAAAATATCATAGAGTTTTACCGTAGCAAGCACGTTCCGCATATTGTGAATCCTGAGGTGCTGAAGAACAAGTAG
- the murB gene encoding UDP-N-acetylmuramate dehydrogenase, protein MKRFETYSLKPFNTFGIDATAHQFVILESAQEVELLDSLLPDREPMLVLGGGSNLLLTSDFKGTVVAPWFTGIEIIEDENEYVLVRVAAGEDWDSLVEWSCLRNLWGIENLSLIPGKVGACPIQNIGAYGVEVKDSIETVTYYHLDTKRFETITHNQCHFGYRTSIFKQELRNKIIVTSVVFRLSKLPTAVLHYANLQDLAGETPSPMTIRNVVIGIRESKLPDPKITGNAGSFFKNPVITEELFIKIKETYPEIPSYPSNEGTVKVPAGWLIEKGGWKGKSIGNAGVHAKQALVIVNHGGATGAEIIALAKEIQRSIYSQFGIELEMEVNAV, encoded by the coding sequence ATGAAGAGATTTGAGACTTATTCGCTAAAACCATTTAACACCTTTGGCATAGATGCCACTGCACATCAGTTTGTTATTCTTGAATCAGCCCAAGAGGTTGAACTTCTCGATAGCCTCTTACCAGATAGAGAACCGATGCTCGTGCTTGGAGGGGGAAGCAACCTTCTGCTCACCTCCGACTTTAAAGGAACCGTGGTAGCCCCTTGGTTTACAGGCATTGAAATTATTGAGGATGAAAATGAATATGTTTTAGTAAGGGTAGCTGCGGGAGAAGATTGGGACTCGTTGGTGGAATGGAGTTGCCTGCGAAACCTTTGGGGTATCGAAAACCTCTCGCTCATCCCCGGAAAAGTTGGTGCCTGTCCCATTCAGAACATTGGAGCATACGGAGTGGAGGTTAAAGATTCCATTGAAACGGTAACCTATTACCACTTAGACACGAAAAGGTTTGAAACCATAACCCACAACCAGTGCCATTTTGGATACAGAACCAGTATATTTAAACAGGAATTAAGAAATAAGATTATTGTAACCTCCGTTGTTTTTCGCTTGTCAAAGTTGCCAACAGCAGTGCTACACTATGCCAACCTACAGGATCTTGCCGGCGAAACTCCATCGCCCATGACCATCAGAAACGTGGTGATTGGAATACGGGAATCGAAACTTCCCGATCCCAAAATAACCGGAAATGCTGGTAGCTTTTTCAAAAACCCAGTTATAACTGAAGAACTATTCATAAAGATAAAAGAGACTTACCCCGAAATCCCATCTTACCCAAGCAATGAGGGAACGGTAAAAGTTCCCGCAGGATGGCTGATCGAAAAAGGTGGATGGAAAGGAAAATCCATTGGTAATGCAGGCGTTCATGCAAAACAGGCACTGGTAATTGTAAACCATGGAGGGGCCACCGGAGCGGAAATAATCGCACTAGCAAAAGAGATACAGCGAAGCATTTACAGCCAGTTTGGTATTGAACTCGAAATGGAAGTAAATGCAGTATAA
- a CDS encoding patatin-like phospholipase family protein — protein sequence MSNQNTFRIGISMAGAISAGAYTAGVMDYLFEALESWQKAKDLGLPDVPKHSVIIEILSGASAGGMTAVITCAGIQRNFPHINHQNYATAASTQNPMFDSWVNLTEQPSSDMMSQMLSSDDILSTASNPDKEVRSIFNSLFIEKIARRTIDSLIADPSIQRKYIADDLELFTTITNLRGFNYQLQFITAEGKREDRMTMHKDIVHFQLNPTGTYRNDGKIPFNFSTPDGVNRNLLIDAAIATGAFPVGLAPRVLTRDPKYINDNPLLKISHTKNALVDPLTDYTTVCVDGGVINNEPYDTTETILFNRRKAEIAQELGSAAAADYKMAISAANFDTTVLTIDPFPNYEDKPIGNYFDLVALKFAAPDLVGAMRQQLMLKTDLLEKAYSEDDYSRFMIAPIRTKGGITQKYSIACGSLGGFGGFFNKQFRVHDYMLGRRNCQRFIQQFFSVPVSANNPIIRFGYEGINADIIQGRTSNDRPIIPDIRISDDNTHIILPMEEKEFDYPAISLKYLMSLEPLVQKRFGIVLDNIANGKNPGTQTSAENPIVKRIRKHSWFGRNISGPIGTFTAEKFIAMGKTAGKGIAAEKFIDAVITDMDKRGLLNQDC from the coding sequence ATGAGTAATCAAAATACTTTTCGAATTGGCATTTCAATGGCGGGAGCCATCTCTGCCGGAGCTTACACTGCTGGTGTAATGGATTACCTATTCGAAGCCTTAGAGAGTTGGCAAAAAGCCAAAGATCTTGGCTTACCCGACGTTCCCAAACACAGCGTTATCATTGAAATTTTAAGTGGAGCATCGGCTGGTGGAATGACTGCGGTGATTACCTGTGCGGGCATTCAACGTAATTTTCCGCATATTAACCATCAGAATTACGCAACCGCTGCGAGCACCCAAAATCCTATGTTCGACTCCTGGGTTAACCTTACGGAACAGCCTTCGAGTGATATGATGAGCCAAATGCTTAGCTCCGATGATATCCTCAGCACTGCATCAAACCCGGACAAGGAGGTTCGATCAATATTCAACTCCCTGTTTATTGAGAAAATTGCTCGCCGGACTATCGATAGCCTTATTGCTGATCCAAGCATCCAGCGAAAGTATATTGCCGATGATTTGGAACTGTTTACCACCATTACAAATCTTCGCGGGTTTAACTATCAGCTGCAGTTTATTACGGCTGAGGGTAAACGAGAGGATCGGATGACGATGCATAAGGATATTGTCCATTTTCAGCTTAACCCTACCGGAACATATCGTAACGATGGAAAAATCCCTTTCAATTTTTCCACGCCCGATGGTGTAAATCGCAACCTGCTTATTGATGCAGCCATTGCTACTGGAGCATTTCCTGTTGGATTGGCTCCTCGAGTTCTTACTCGCGATCCAAAGTATATCAACGATAATCCTTTGCTTAAAATATCTCACACCAAGAATGCCTTAGTGGATCCCCTTACCGATTATACTACCGTTTGTGTAGATGGTGGCGTGATAAACAATGAACCATACGATACTACCGAAACCATATTATTCAATCGCAGAAAGGCCGAAATAGCACAGGAGTTGGGTTCCGCCGCCGCTGCCGATTACAAAATGGCAATTAGCGCTGCCAATTTCGATACCACCGTGCTTACCATTGATCCTTTTCCTAACTACGAAGATAAACCTATTGGCAACTACTTCGATTTAGTAGCCTTAAAGTTTGCAGCACCCGACCTTGTTGGTGCCATGCGCCAGCAGCTGATGCTCAAGACCGACTTGCTCGAAAAGGCTTATAGCGAGGATGATTATTCGCGGTTTATGATTGCCCCAATAAGAACCAAGGGTGGAATTACCCAGAAGTATAGCATTGCTTGCGGCTCGCTTGGCGGATTTGGCGGATTTTTCAATAAGCAGTTTAGGGTGCACGATTATATGCTTGGCCGTAGAAATTGCCAACGCTTTATTCAGCAATTCTTTTCCGTTCCTGTGTCGGCCAACAACCCCATTATACGGTTTGGATACGAGGGAATCAACGCCGATATTATTCAAGGGAGAACTAGTAACGACCGACCCATTATTCCCGACATTCGTATCTCCGACGATAATACGCATATTATTCTACCTATGGAGGAAAAGGAGTTTGACTATCCTGCCATAAGCCTGAAATATTTAATGAGCCTAGAGCCGCTTGTCCAGAAGCGTTTCGGCATAGTCTTAGACAATATTGCAAATGGAAAGAATCCGGGAACACAAACCAGTGCTGAGAATCCTATTGTAAAGCGAATTCGTAAGCATTCTTGGTTTGGACGTAATATTTCCGGTCCGATAGGAACGTTTACTGCCGAAAAGTTTATCGCAATGGGAAAGACGGCGGGGAAGGGTATTGCAGCCGAAAAGTTTATTGATGCCGTGATTACCGATATGGATAAGCGTGGATTACTCAATCAGGATTGCTAA
- a CDS encoding cation:proton antiporter domain-containing protein, with product MLHLPALIIDLTLILGAAAAVTLIFKRLKQPVVLGYIIAGLIIGPSFNLFPTILETDSIKIWADIGVIFLLFGLGLEFSFKRLIKVGGVAIVTALTEVTLTMGVGFGLGRLLGWNTIDSLFLGGILAIASTTIIIRAFDELGVKNQKFASVVTGVLVIEDLVAVLLMVMLSTVAVSKTFAGGEMIMSVLKLAFFLVLWFVSGIFFLPTLLQKLRLLLNDETLLIVSLALCFLMVALATYVGFSPALGAFIMGSILAETTKAERIEHLLKSVKNLFGAIFFISVGMLIDPQMMVQYALPIFAATLVLLFAKPLFVVFGATLAGQPLRIAMQSGMSLSQIGEFSFIIAALGLSLNVTSSFLYPIAVAVSVITTFTTPYMIRLSEPVYKTIEGRLPQNIKNLLAKYSLGTQNISEVSDWKKVLRFYLINVIVFSVIIVFIIILSTKYLEPLFSGYEWSRVITVMVSLAVLAPFLWALAFRRTQRQAYANVWINPARRRPLIMLLFSRVLLAVFYIGFLFHRLFSPKIALMGVVVASIILLILSRRIKAFYGQIELRFLTNYHARETETDSKVIPTPWDTHITSFVLSPQSPYIGKTLFEARLREDFGINIAAIERGDLLINIPNRFEHLYPHDNLMVIGTDEQLNKFNKHLDDSVNETPTVDIKKHVALHQFTVGSRSPLISKSIRISKIRERSKGLVVGIERNGQRLLNPESDMLFEEDDKVWIVGNEKRIQILLKELAD from the coding sequence ATGCTTCATCTTCCCGCTCTGATTATTGACTTGACGCTTATTCTCGGTGCGGCTGCTGCAGTAACGCTTATTTTTAAAAGATTAAAGCAGCCGGTAGTATTGGGATATATTATTGCTGGACTTATTATTGGTCCTTCCTTCAACCTATTCCCAACTATTCTTGAAACCGATAGCATCAAAATATGGGCCGATATAGGCGTTATTTTTCTGCTGTTTGGCCTTGGCCTCGAGTTCAGTTTTAAACGTCTAATTAAGGTTGGGGGCGTAGCAATTGTTACTGCGCTTACCGAGGTTACGCTTACAATGGGTGTGGGGTTTGGGCTGGGTAGGTTACTTGGATGGAACACCATCGACAGTCTTTTCTTAGGCGGTATTTTGGCCATCGCATCCACCACTATTATTATTCGTGCCTTCGATGAGTTGGGGGTAAAGAATCAGAAATTTGCAAGCGTAGTTACTGGTGTGCTGGTTATCGAAGATCTTGTGGCCGTTTTGTTAATGGTAATGCTTTCCACCGTGGCCGTTAGCAAGACATTTGCCGGAGGCGAAATGATTATGTCGGTTTTAAAGTTGGCATTCTTCCTCGTCCTGTGGTTTGTCTCCGGAATATTTTTTCTTCCCACTTTGCTCCAAAAGTTGCGGTTGTTGCTCAACGACGAAACGCTTCTGATTGTTTCGCTAGCCTTGTGTTTCCTGATGGTTGCATTGGCTACCTATGTTGGATTCTCTCCTGCTCTTGGTGCATTCATCATGGGTTCGATCTTGGCTGAAACAACAAAAGCCGAGAGAATCGAACACCTGCTTAAGTCGGTCAAGAATCTATTTGGAGCCATTTTCTTTATTTCGGTGGGAATGCTTATTGATCCGCAGATGATGGTTCAATATGCGTTACCCATCTTTGCGGCTACCTTAGTTCTGCTATTTGCTAAACCACTATTTGTAGTATTTGGAGCCACTCTTGCAGGACAACCCCTCCGAATTGCTATGCAGTCGGGGATGTCGCTTTCCCAAATTGGAGAGTTTTCATTCATCATTGCAGCGTTAGGTCTTAGCCTTAATGTTACCAGCAGCTTTCTTTATCCCATAGCGGTTGCAGTATCGGTAATTACAACCTTTACTACCCCATACATGATTCGCCTCTCGGAGCCTGTTTACAAGACCATTGAGGGAAGACTCCCTCAAAACATAAAAAATCTTTTGGCCAAGTATAGCCTGGGAACTCAAAACATTTCGGAGGTGAGCGATTGGAAAAAGGTGCTCCGTTTTTACCTTATAAATGTGATTGTATTCTCGGTAATCATTGTTTTTATTATAATTCTGAGTACAAAATATCTCGAACCACTCTTCTCCGGATATGAGTGGAGCAGGGTGATCACGGTAATGGTTTCCCTTGCAGTGCTGGCACCATTTCTGTGGGCACTCGCATTCCGCCGCACGCAGCGTCAGGCGTACGCCAATGTGTGGATTAATCCGGCTCGGCGACGCCCTTTGATCATGCTTCTATTTTCAAGGGTATTGTTGGCGGTATTCTATATCGGTTTTTTGTTTCATCGACTCTTTTCTCCCAAGATCGCCTTGATGGGCGTAGTTGTTGCGAGTATTATCCTTCTGATTCTCTCAAGAAGGATTAAGGCTTTTTATGGCCAAATTGAATTGCGATTTTTAACCAACTACCATGCGCGGGAAACAGAGACTGACTCAAAGGTGATCCCAACGCCGTGGGATACCCACATCACCTCGTTTGTGTTGAGTCCCCAATCACCCTACATCGGGAAAACCCTGTTTGAGGCTCGGCTGAGGGAGGATTTCGGAATAAACATTGCAGCTATTGAGCGTGGCGATCTCTTAATCAATATCCCAAACCGGTTCGAACACCTTTACCCGCACGATAACCTTATGGTAATTGGCACGGATGAGCAGCTCAATAAGTTCAATAAGCACCTGGATGATAGTGTAAATGAAACGCCTACCGTAGATATAAAGAAGCACGTTGCGCTGCATCAATTCACGGTAGGTAGTCGCTCACCGCTGATAAGTAAAAGCATTCGCATATCGAAGATACGGGAACGATCCAAAGGGTTGGTTGTCGGGATTGAACGCAACGGCCAGCGGTTGCTAAACCCCGAATCGGATATGCTATTTGAGGAGGATGATAAGGTGTGGATTGTTGGAAACGAAAAGCGTATCCAGATTTTGCTCAAGGAACTTGCCGACTAG
- a CDS encoding acyl-CoA thioesterase produces the protein MEKRIIEPKAAITMRLVKSEDLNHHGTLFAGRTAEWFVESGFIAAATLIDPQHVVCLQIHGMYFSKPARPGQVLKFSSKIVLAGRSSLVAHIEVIRAGSVEEPFVSGFITFIHVDDNTKPSAHNLVIVPKTEEDIQLQTQAKALRK, from the coding sequence ATGGAAAAGCGAATTATTGAACCAAAAGCAGCCATCACCATGAGGCTAGTGAAGAGTGAAGATTTAAACCACCACGGGACCCTTTTCGCAGGACGGACCGCAGAGTGGTTTGTGGAATCAGGGTTTATTGCCGCCGCCACACTAATCGATCCTCAGCATGTAGTTTGCCTCCAAATTCATGGCATGTATTTTAGCAAACCGGCGCGTCCAGGTCAAGTTTTAAAGTTCTCATCAAAGATTGTGCTCGCAGGTAGAAGTAGCTTAGTTGCTCATATCGAAGTAATTCGCGCAGGTAGTGTAGAAGAACCCTTCGTAAGCGGGTTTATCACTTTTATTCACGTTGATGACAATACAAAACCCTCAGCTCATAACCTTGTAATTGTTCCAAAAACAGAGGAAGATATTCAGCTCCAAACACAGGCAAAAGCGCTTAGAAAGTAA